A single genomic interval of Paracoccus contaminans harbors:
- a CDS encoding MFS transporter, with protein sequence MPRPSALAPFRHPAFRVLWAATLASNFGGMVQAVAAAWMMTQLTDSATLVGLVQASNTLPVMLFALLSGALADIFERRRLMLAALAVMAGMSVLLSLVAFWNWLNPLSLLGLTFLIGMGQALYNPPWQASMGDLVPREDLPAAVTLNSVGFNLMRSVGPAAGGLIVAGFGAAAAFAVNALSYAPLIAAMIRWHPPARTRPYAPEPLGPALAAGLRYVALSPNLVRVLLRAGLFGFSAVAILALLPLIAKGHPGSGSLLLGLLLGCYGLGAILGAAANPRIRERFNNEAVVRLAFLGFAFSCAVLSWTDNVWLQGLVLLPAGASWVMALSLFNVTVQLSTPRWVVARALALYQTATFGGMAAGSWVWGGVAGARGVDSAMMMAALVLLAGAIIGHWFSQPEFGKLDLDPVNRFQEPELALDLRGRSGPIMVMVDYKIDLEDTAEFLRLMARRRDIRRRDGARQWALLRDLENPGQWSESYHIATWDDYVRHNLRRTKTDAEVTVALRRLHRGEGDPAVHRMIERHSVTPADDLPLIGKIQVPGT encoded by the coding sequence ATGCCGAGACCTTCTGCCCTTGCCCCTTTCCGCCATCCGGCGTTCCGCGTCCTGTGGGCCGCAACGCTGGCGTCGAATTTTGGCGGCATGGTCCAGGCGGTGGCAGCGGCATGGATGATGACCCAGTTGACCGACAGCGCCACGCTGGTCGGGCTGGTGCAGGCCTCGAACACCCTGCCCGTCATGCTATTCGCCCTATTGTCGGGGGCGCTGGCCGACATATTCGAACGCCGCCGCCTGATGCTGGCGGCGCTGGCGGTGATGGCGGGCATGTCCGTCCTGCTGTCGCTGGTGGCATTCTGGAACTGGCTCAATCCCTTGAGCCTGCTCGGCCTGACATTCCTGATCGGGATGGGTCAGGCCCTCTATAACCCGCCCTGGCAGGCGAGCATGGGCGATCTGGTCCCGCGCGAGGATCTGCCCGCGGCGGTTACGCTCAATTCCGTCGGCTTCAACCTGATGCGGTCGGTCGGGCCTGCGGCAGGCGGGCTGATCGTCGCCGGCTTTGGTGCCGCAGCTGCCTTTGCCGTCAATGCGCTGAGCTATGCGCCGCTGATCGCGGCGATGATCCGCTGGCATCCGCCCGCGCGCACCCGCCCCTATGCGCCCGAGCCGCTCGGCCCCGCCCTTGCCGCGGGGCTGCGCTATGTCGCGCTGTCGCCCAATCTGGTCCGGGTGCTGCTGCGGGCGGGGCTGTTCGGCTTTTCGGCGGTGGCGATCCTTGCGCTGCTGCCGCTGATCGCCAAGGGCCATCCGGGCAGCGGATCGCTGCTGCTGGGGCTGCTGCTGGGCTGTTACGGGCTGGGCGCCATCCTGGGGGCCGCGGCCAACCCGCGCATCCGCGAGCGGTTCAACAATGAAGCGGTGGTACGGCTGGCGTTCCTGGGCTTTGCGTTCTCCTGCGCCGTCCTGTCCTGGACGGATAATGTCTGGCTGCAGGGGCTGGTGCTGCTGCCGGCCGGGGCAAGCTGGGTGATGGCGCTGTCGCTGTTCAACGTGACGGTCCAGCTCTCCACCCCGCGCTGGGTCGTGGCGCGGGCGCTGGCGCTGTATCAGACGGCGACATTCGGGGGGATGGCCGCGGGCAGCTGGGTCTGGGGCGGCGTCGCGGGGGCGCGGGGCGTGGACAGCGCCATGATGATGGCGGCGCTGGTGCTGCTGGCGGGAGCGATCATCGGGCACTGGTTCAGCCAGCCCGAATTCGGCAAGCTCGATCTCGATCCGGTGAACCGCTTTCAGGAACCCGAGCTGGCGCTGGATCTGCGCGGGCGGTCGGGGCCGATCATGGTCATGGTGGACTATAAGATCGACCTTGAGGACACGGCCGAGTTCCTCAGGCTGATGGCCCGCCGCCGCGACATCCGCCGCCGTGACGGCGCGCGCCAGTGGGCACTGCTGCGCGATCTGGAAAACCCCGGGCAATGGAGCGAATCCTATCACATCGCCACCTGGGACGACTATGTCCGCCACAACCTGCGCCGCACCAAGACCGATGCCGAGGTGACGGTCGCCCTGCGGCGGCTGCACCGAGGCGAGGGCGATCCGGCCGTCCACCGGATGATCGAGCGGCACAGCGTCACCCCCGCCGACGACCTGCCGCTGATCGGCAAGATCCAGGTGCCGGGGACATGA
- a CDS encoding D-amino-acid transaminase, which yields MTRIVYLNGSYVPETEATVSIFDRGFVMGDAVYEVTTVLGGRLIDFDGHMTRLKRSLGELRMAMPLAEAEILAAHRRLVEENGITDGMIYLQISRGNAGDRDFVFPPADTPATVVMYGWDKPGLADNPAAREGLRIITMPDLRWARRDIKTVQLLYPSLAKMEAKAQGKDDAWFVEEGTVTEGTSNNAYIVAGGRIITRPTSHDILHGITRASLLRYAREAQITIEERPFTVDEAQQADEAFITSASQFVMPVVEIDGVPVGAGRPGPVTQRLREIYLEESRKAAI from the coding sequence ATGACCCGCATTGTCTATCTGAACGGCAGCTATGTGCCCGAAACCGAGGCCACCGTCTCGATCTTCGACCGGGGATTCGTCATGGGCGATGCCGTCTATGAGGTGACGACGGTTCTGGGCGGCAGGCTCATCGATTTTGACGGGCACATGACGCGCCTGAAACGGTCGCTGGGCGAGCTGAGGATGGCCATGCCCCTGGCCGAGGCGGAAATCCTGGCCGCCCATCGGCGGCTGGTTGAGGAAAACGGCATCACCGACGGGATGATCTATCTGCAGATCAGCCGCGGCAATGCCGGTGACCGCGACTTCGTCTTTCCGCCTGCCGATACCCCGGCCACGGTGGTCATGTATGGCTGGGACAAGCCGGGCCTGGCCGACAACCCGGCCGCGCGGGAAGGCCTGCGCATCATCACCATGCCCGATCTGCGCTGGGCCCGCCGCGACATCAAGACGGTGCAGCTGCTCTACCCCTCGCTCGCCAAGATGGAGGCGAAGGCCCAGGGCAAGGACGACGCCTGGTTCGTCGAGGAGGGCACCGTGACCGAAGGCACCTCGAACAACGCCTATATCGTCGCCGGCGGGCGCATCATCACCCGGCCGACCTCGCATGACATCCTGCACGGGATCACCCGCGCATCCCTGCTGCGCTATGCCCGCGAGGCGCAGATCACCATCGAGGAACGCCCCTTCACCGTGGACGAGGCGCAACAGGCCGACGAGGCCTTCATCACCTCGGCATCGCAATTCGTGATGCCCGTGGTCGAGATCGACGGCGTGCCGGTCGGCGCGGGCCGGCCGGGTCCCGTCACGCAGCGCCTGCGCGAGATCTATCTTGAGGAAAGCCGCAAGGCCGCGATCTGA
- a CDS encoding amino acid ABC transporter ATP-binding protein: MTVTDTPASAPATAAIRIERMNKWYGAFHVLRDIDLTVRTGERIVIAGPSGSGKSTLIRCINRLEEHQSGRIVVDGTELTNDLRNIDKVRSEVGMVFQHFNLFPHLTVLENCTLAPIWVRRTPRREAEESAMHFLRQVRIPDQAHKYPGQLSGGQQQRVAIARSLCMRPRIMLFDEPTSALDPEMIKEVLDTMIELAEGGMTMLCVTHEMGFAQAVADRVIFMDQGQIVEENVPEAFFNNPKSERTRLFLSQILGH; the protein is encoded by the coding sequence ATGACCGTGACCGACACGCCCGCATCCGCCCCGGCCACTGCCGCGATCCGCATCGAGCGGATGAACAAGTGGTACGGCGCCTTCCATGTCCTGCGCGACATCGACCTGACGGTGCGCACGGGCGAACGCATCGTCATCGCCGGGCCATCGGGTTCGGGCAAATCGACGCTGATCCGCTGCATCAACCGGCTTGAGGAACACCAGTCCGGCCGGATCGTGGTGGACGGCACCGAACTGACCAACGACCTGCGCAACATCGACAAGGTGCGCTCCGAGGTCGGCATGGTGTTCCAGCACTTCAACCTGTTCCCGCATCTGACGGTGCTGGAAAACTGCACCCTCGCCCCGATCTGGGTCCGCAGGACGCCCCGGCGCGAGGCCGAGGAAAGCGCGATGCATTTCCTGCGGCAGGTCCGCATCCCCGACCAGGCGCATAAATATCCGGGCCAGCTGTCGGGCGGCCAGCAGCAGCGCGTGGCGATCGCCCGCTCGCTGTGCATGCGCCCCCGGATCATGCTGTTCGACGAGCCGACCAGCGCCCTTGACCCCGAGATGATCAAGGAGGTTCTGGACACGATGATCGAGCTGGCCGAGGGCGGCATGACCATGCTGTGCGTCACCCATGAAATGGGCTTTGCCCAGGCGGTCGCCGACCGGGTCATCTTCATGGACCAAGGCCAGATCGTGGAAGAAAACGTGCCGGAGGCGTTTTTCAACAATCCGAAATCGGAACGCACCCGGCTGTTCCTCAGCCAGATTCTGGGGCACTGA
- a CDS encoding calcium-binding protein, whose amino-acid sequence MNQMYLLLLGVLGVAAIGSLLHTSDDEEFDQGTPPPDLPMVEGTDGADQVDGTDAGEIVRGFDGNDTINAAAGDDWTYGGYGDDTIIADAGDDHVFLGSGDDVYGTDDPHAADGNDTIEGNSGEDTIHAGAGDDLILPGDEDKDGDLLDGGAGKDTIDGGKGNDTITGGDDDDADSLMGGKGDDSLTLGAGDYADGGEGADNYLLAEGTGASTIAYDKGDTLVITYDGGKAEPDVDVVQSDTDVQVFVGGELIATLKDTNASDVAYTLRAATGAQGADPGNGTAG is encoded by the coding sequence ATGAACCAGATGTATCTGCTGCTGCTGGGGGTGCTTGGCGTTGCGGCCATCGGCAGCCTGCTGCACACCAGCGATGACGAGGAGTTCGACCAGGGCACCCCGCCCCCCGACCTGCCCATGGTCGAGGGAACGGACGGGGCCGACCAGGTCGACGGCACCGATGCGGGCGAGATCGTCCGGGGCTTTGACGGCAACGATACGATCAACGCAGCCGCCGGCGACGACTGGACCTATGGCGGCTATGGCGATGATACGATCATCGCCGATGCGGGCGACGATCACGTGTTCCTCGGCTCTGGCGACGATGTGTATGGCACCGACGACCCCCATGCGGCGGACGGGAACGACACGATCGAAGGCAACAGCGGCGAGGACACGATCCATGCCGGCGCCGGCGATGACCTGATCCTGCCGGGCGACGAGGACAAGGATGGCGACCTGCTGGATGGCGGCGCCGGCAAGGACACGATCGACGGCGGCAAGGGCAACGACACCATCACGGGGGGCGATGATGACGACGCCGATTCGCTGATGGGTGGCAAGGGCGATGACAGCCTGACCCTGGGCGCTGGCGATTACGCCGATGGCGGCGAGGGCGCGGACAACTATCTGCTGGCCGAAGGCACCGGCGCCTCGACCATCGCCTATGACAAGGGCGATACGCTGGTCATCACCTATGATGGCGGCAAGGCCGAACCCGATGTCGATGTCGTCCAGTCGGATACAGACGTGCAGGTCTTTGTCGGGGGCGAGCTGATCGCCACGCTCAAGGACACGAACGCCAGCGATGTGGCCTATACGCTGCGCGCGGCGACCGGCGCCCAGGGCGCCGATCCGGGCAACGGAACCGCCGGCTGA
- a CDS encoding GNAT family N-acetyltransferase: MMAAIRPAAFPDDLETVRALFTEYIASLGLDLSFQNVEAELDALPGAYAPPRGALLLAKQDGQAFGIGAMRPLPDGRAEMKRMYVRPAARGLGGGRLLAAGLIAAARAGGYRCMRLDTQRDFTAAVALYRSLGFIETARYNDNPLPGALFMALDLTADAL, encoded by the coding sequence ATGATGGCAGCGATCCGCCCCGCCGCCTTTCCCGACGATCTGGAGACTGTGCGCGCGCTGTTCACCGAATACATCGCCAGCCTCGGGCTGGACCTGTCGTTCCAGAACGTCGAGGCCGAGCTGGACGCCCTGCCCGGCGCCTATGCCCCGCCGCGGGGCGCGCTGCTGCTGGCCAAGCAGGATGGCCAGGCTTTCGGGATCGGCGCGATGCGCCCCCTGCCCGATGGCAGGGCCGAGATGAAGCGGATGTATGTCCGCCCCGCGGCCCGCGGCCTTGGCGGGGGGCGGTTGCTGGCAGCAGGGCTGATCGCGGCGGCGCGCGCGGGCGGATACCGGTGCATGCGGCTGGATACCCAGCGCGATTTCACCGCCGCCGTGGCGTTGTATCGCTCGCTCGGGTTCATCGAAACCGCGCGCTACAACGACAACCCGTTGCCCGGCGCGCTGTTCATGGCGCTGGACCTGACGGCGGACGCGCTCTAG
- a CDS encoding ABC transporter permease produces the protein MPQPIRRIVSLTLSLIIASAVIFAVVDLVPGDPASFMLGTGARPDTVAALREQMGLDLPWIMRYGRWLAGVLHGDLGTSLAYKTPVAGMIWDRVQVSLPLALMALAIAAAVAFPVGMLAARRRGSLADAAVMGGTQLGIALPNFWFAMLLVLVFAVRLRWLPAGGFPGWAHPLAALKALLLPALSLALPQAAILARVLRSALIETLGQDYIRTARAKGLSRGQALRRHALRNALVPVLTVLGMQFSFLLAGAIIIENVFYLPGLGRLIFQAITQRDLIVVQSAVLVLVAAVIIVTFLVDLAYVAVDPRLRRR, from the coding sequence ATGCCGCAGCCGATCCGACGCATTGTTTCCCTTACGCTCAGCCTGATCATCGCATCCGCGGTGATCTTTGCGGTCGTCGATCTGGTGCCGGGCGATCCGGCCAGCTTCATGCTGGGCACCGGCGCGCGCCCCGACACGGTGGCGGCGCTGCGTGAACAGATGGGCCTCGATCTGCCGTGGATCATGCGTTACGGCCGCTGGCTGGCCGGGGTGCTGCACGGCGATCTGGGCACCAGCCTTGCCTACAAGACGCCTGTTGCGGGGATGATCTGGGACCGGGTGCAGGTATCGCTGCCGCTGGCGTTGATGGCGCTGGCCATTGCTGCGGCAGTGGCCTTTCCGGTCGGCATGCTGGCGGCGCGGCGGCGCGGCAGCCTTGCGGATGCGGCCGTGATGGGGGGAACGCAACTGGGCATCGCGCTGCCGAACTTCTGGTTCGCGATGCTGCTGGTGCTGGTCTTTGCGGTCCGCCTGCGCTGGCTGCCGGCGGGCGGCTTTCCGGGCTGGGCGCATCCGCTGGCGGCGCTGAAGGCTCTGTTGCTGCCGGCGCTGTCGCTGGCCCTGCCGCAGGCGGCCATCCTGGCGCGCGTGCTGCGTTCGGCGCTGATCGAGACGCTGGGGCAGGATTACATCCGCACCGCGCGGGCCAAGGGCCTCAGCCGCGGTCAGGCGCTGCGCCGGCATGCGCTGCGCAATGCCCTTGTCCCGGTGCTGACGGTGCTGGGGATGCAGTTCAGCTTTTTGCTGGCGGGGGCGATCATCATCGAGAACGTGTTCTACCTGCCGGGCCTTGGGCGGCTGATCTTTCAGGCGATCACCCAGCGCGACCTGATCGTCGTGCAATCCGCCGTTCTGGTGCTGGTCGCGGCGGTGATCATCGTCACCTTCCTGGTTGACCTGGCCTATGTCGCCGTGGACCCGAGGCTGCGCAGACGATGA
- a CDS encoding ABC transporter ATP-binding protein, giving the protein MIALQDLSVMIGGRPVLSGVSLDLAPGSVTGLVGESGSGKSMTSLAIMGLLPDGASATGRVLMDGRNLLDLPEAAMNDIRGHRIGMIFQEPMTALNPLMTIGDQVAEVLMRHRRMDRGDALAAARQKLDRVGLPAPRFALTLFPHELSGGQRQRVAIAMAIAAAPDLLIADEPTTALDVTTQAHILDLLRELVRDEGMALLFITHDLALLAGAADHVAVMQAGRIVEQGPAAAVFRAQSHPYTRRLFAAARHQPERSPPRSASAPVLRVERAVREYRLPRMTAAAPNGALRAVDGVSLTVGEGESVGLVGESGCGKSTLTRAILGLDPLQGGRILLDGQPVGARMPAALRARVQVVFQDPYASFDPRWRVDRLVAEPFHLTGRPSDWRDRVARALDEVGIPADAMGRHIHQFSGGQRQRIAIARALIIRPRLIILDEAVSALDVQVRAQVLDLLARLRAQHGMGWLFISHDLSVVRAITDRMMVMQKGRIVEEGETETILTAPRHPYTQQLIAAAPHMPDDLSPA; this is encoded by the coding sequence ATGATCGCGCTGCAGGATCTTTCGGTGATGATCGGCGGGCGTCCGGTGCTGTCGGGGGTGAGCCTTGATCTGGCGCCGGGCAGCGTGACGGGGCTGGTGGGGGAAAGCGGGTCGGGCAAGTCCATGACCTCGCTGGCCATCATGGGCCTGCTGCCGGACGGCGCGAGCGCGACGGGCCGGGTTCTGATGGACGGCCGCAACCTGCTCGACCTGCCCGAAGCGGCGATGAACGACATCCGGGGCCATCGCATCGGGATGATCTTTCAGGAACCGATGACGGCGCTGAACCCGCTGATGACGATCGGCGATCAGGTGGCCGAGGTGCTGATGCGCCACCGCCGCATGGATCGGGGCGACGCGCTGGCGGCGGCCCGGCAAAAGCTGGACCGGGTCGGCCTGCCTGCCCCGCGCTTTGCCCTGACCCTGTTCCCGCATGAGCTGTCGGGCGGCCAGCGCCAGCGTGTCGCCATCGCCATGGCGATCGCCGCCGCGCCCGACCTGCTGATCGCGGACGAGCCGACCACCGCGCTGGACGTGACGACGCAGGCGCATATCCTGGACCTGCTGCGCGAACTGGTCCGCGACGAGGGGATGGCGCTGCTGTTCATCACCCATGATCTGGCCCTTCTGGCCGGGGCAGCGGATCATGTGGCGGTGATGCAGGCCGGCCGCATCGTCGAGCAGGGTCCGGCCGCGGCGGTGTTCCGCGCCCAGTCGCACCCCTATACGCGCCGCCTGTTCGCCGCGGCCCGCCACCAGCCGGAACGCTCCCCGCCCCGCAGCGCAAGCGCCCCGGTTTTGCGGGTCGAACGCGCGGTGCGCGAATACCGCCTGCCGCGCATGACGGCCGCCGCGCCGAACGGGGCGCTGCGCGCCGTCGATGGCGTCAGCCTGACGGTGGGCGAGGGCGAATCGGTCGGACTGGTGGGCGAATCGGGTTGCGGCAAGTCAACCCTGACCCGCGCCATCCTGGGCCTCGATCCCCTGCAGGGGGGGCGCATCCTGCTGGACGGCCAGCCGGTCGGCGCACGGATGCCGGCAGCCCTGCGCGCCCGGGTGCAGGTCGTGTTCCAGGATCCCTATGCCAGCTTTGACCCGCGCTGGCGCGTGGACCGGCTGGTGGCCGAGCCGTTCCACCTGACCGGCCGTCCCTCGGACTGGCGCGATCGGGTGGCGCGGGCGCTGGACGAGGTGGGCATCCCCGCCGACGCCATGGGCCGCCACATCCACCAGTTTTCCGGCGGACAGCGCCAGCGCATCGCGATTGCCCGCGCCCTCATCATCCGTCCGCGCCTGATCATCCTGGACGAGGCCGTCAGCGCGCTTGACGTGCAGGTGCGGGCGCAGGTGCTCGATCTGCTGGCCCGGCTGCGCGCGCAGCACGGGATGGGCTGGCTGTTCATCAGCCATGATCTGTCGGTCGTCCGCGCGATCACCGACCGCATGATGGTGATGCAGAAGGGCCGGATCGTCGAGGAAGGCGAGACCGAAACGATCCTGACCGCGCCCCGTCACCCCTATACGCAGCAGCTGATCGCGGCGGCCCCGCACATGCCGGACGATCTGTCCCCCGCCTGA
- a CDS encoding ABC transporter permease: MRRATLTLGIALTALALAAALLSWAWTPYSVTGVSIADKLKPPGPDHWLGTDHFGRDLLSMVMVGARTSLAVALVAVGIGMGVGVPLGLIAAAGRGGLADEAIMRGNDLIFAFPSLVIAILITAALGPSALNAILAIGIFNIPVFARVTRAGALPLWTLDFVRAAQVAGKGPARISVEHILPNIASLLIVQGTIQFSLGILAEAGLSYVGLGAQPPTPSWGRMLAEAQTMVTIAPHVAIVPGLAIVLTVLGLNLLGDALRDALDPRLKARTA, encoded by the coding sequence ATGAGACGTGCCACCCTGACTTTGGGTATCGCGCTGACCGCGCTGGCCCTTGCTGCGGCCCTGCTGTCCTGGGCCTGGACCCCTTATTCCGTCACCGGCGTCAGCATCGCCGACAAGCTGAAGCCGCCCGGCCCCGACCATTGGCTGGGCACCGACCATTTCGGGCGCGACCTGCTGTCGATGGTCATGGTGGGCGCGCGCACCTCGCTGGCCGTGGCGCTGGTGGCGGTGGGCATCGGGATGGGGGTCGGCGTGCCGCTGGGCCTGATCGCCGCCGCCGGCCGGGGCGGCTTGGCGGACGAGGCGATCATGCGGGGCAATGACCTGATCTTTGCCTTTCCCTCGCTGGTGATCGCGATCCTCATCACGGCGGCGCTCGGCCCTTCGGCGCTGAACGCGATCCTGGCCATCGGCATCTTCAATATCCCGGTCTTTGCGCGGGTGACGCGGGCGGGGGCGCTGCCGCTGTGGACGCTCGATTTCGTCCGCGCGGCGCAGGTCGCGGGCAAGGGGCCGGCGCGCATCAGCGTCGAACATATCCTGCCCAACATCGCCAGCCTGCTGATCGTGCAGGGCACGATCCAGTTCAGCCTGGGCATCCTGGCCGAGGCGGGGCTTTCCTATGTGGGCCTTGGCGCGCAGCCCCCCACCCCCAGCTGGGGCCGGATGCTGGCCGAGGCGCAGACCATGGTCACCATCGCCCCGCATGTCGCCATCGTGCCGGGCCTCGCCATCGTGCTGACGGTGCTGGGGCTCAACCTTCTGGGCGATGCGCTGCGCGACGCGCTGGACCCGCGGCTGAAGGCGCGCACCGCATGA
- a CDS encoding L-malyl-CoA/beta-methylmalyl-CoA lyase: MSFRQQPSPPARLNRCQLFGPGSRVSLFEKMAASAADVINLDLEDSVAPDDKDQARRNVVQAIGDVDWGGKTLSVRINGLDTPWWYRDVVDLLEQGGDRLDLIMIPKVGNAMDVYAVDALVTAIERAKGRSKPIGFEVIIESAAGISHVEDIAAASPRLQAMSLGAADFAASMGMATTGIGGTQENYYMAREGQKYWADPWHWAQAAIVAACRTHGILPVDGPFGDFSDAEGFRAQALRSATLGMVGKWAIHPSQIALANEVFSPSEIAVTEAKQILAAMEQAQKTGAGATVYKGRLVDIASIRQAQVIVRQAELINGSI, encoded by the coding sequence ATGTCCTTCCGCCAGCAGCCGTCCCCCCCCGCACGATTGAACCGCTGCCAGCTGTTCGGGCCGGGATCGCGCGTGTCATTGTTCGAGAAGATGGCGGCCTCGGCGGCTGATGTGATCAATCTCGATCTCGAGGATTCGGTGGCGCCGGACGACAAGGATCAGGCGCGCCGCAATGTCGTGCAGGCGATCGGCGATGTGGACTGGGGCGGCAAGACGCTCTCGGTCCGCATCAACGGGCTGGACACGCCCTGGTGGTATCGCGACGTGGTGGACCTGCTGGAACAGGGGGGCGACCGGCTCGACCTCATCATGATCCCCAAGGTCGGGAACGCGATGGATGTCTATGCCGTCGATGCTCTTGTCACCGCGATCGAACGGGCCAAGGGGCGCAGCAAACCGATCGGTTTCGAGGTCATCATCGAATCGGCCGCCGGGATCAGCCATGTCGAGGACATCGCCGCCGCCAGCCCGCGGTTGCAGGCGATGAGCCTTGGCGCGGCCGATTTCGCCGCCTCGATGGGCATGGCGACCACCGGCATCGGGGGCACGCAGGAAAACTATTACATGGCCCGCGAGGGGCAGAAATACTGGGCCGATCCGTGGCACTGGGCGCAAGCCGCCATCGTCGCCGCCTGCCGGACGCATGGCATCCTGCCGGTCGATGGCCCCTTCGGCGATTTCAGCGATGCCGAGGGGTTCCGCGCCCAGGCGCTGCGGTCCGCCACGCTGGGGATGGTGGGCAAATGGGCGATCCATCCCAGCCAGATCGCACTCGCGAACGAAGTGTTCTCCCCAAGCGAGATAGCGGTAACAGAAGCAAAGCAGATCCTTGCTGCGATGGAACAAGCGCAAAAAACTGGGGCCGGAGCGACGGTATACAAAGGTCGACTGGTTGACATCGCGTCGATTCGTCAGGCACAAGTGATCGTGCGGCAGGCAGAGTTGATAAACGGTTCCATCTGA